The Streptococcus sp. DTU_2020_1001019_1_SI_AUS_MUR_006 sequence CTGGTCTTGGTAGGTTTTCTAGCCTATCAGTATAGTCAACTGCTCCAGCATTTTCCTGAGAATCACTTACCAATCCTATGTTTAATTGGAATTGTCTCTGTTTTACTCTTGCTTTGGGGAGGGATAGCGACTTATGTGGAAGCTCCTGATAAGCTCTTTCTCTTAGTAGCTGAAGAAGAAGTGAGAGAACATATCCAAAAGCAAAACCTAGTTTCCTTCATCTTTTGGGTTAGTGTACAGACTCTCTTCTTGCTTCTTTTTGCCCCTCTATTTTTAGCCATGGGCTTGGGCTTAGTGGTTTTTGGTGTTTATGTTCTTCTTTTGGGAGTCGTGAAATATTTCCTATTTCAGAAAAAAGCTGGCAAGTTTTTTAGTGCAAATCATCTGGACTGGGACTATGTGATTGCCCAAGAAAGTAAACGAAAGCAGTTCTTGCTTCGCTTCTTTGCCCTCTTTACCCAAGTTAAGGGAATTTCAAACAGCGTCAAGCGACGAGCTTATCTAGATGTTATCCTAAAAGCAGTTCAGAAGGTACCGAGCAAGATTTGGCAGAACCTTTATCTTCGTTCTTATCTGCGAAATGGAGACCTCTTTGCCCTCAGTCTTCGTCTCCTCTTCCTATCTTTGCTG is a genomic window containing:
- a CDS encoding ABC transporter permease, with the translated sequence MKDLFLKRKQAFRKECVGYLRYVFNDHFVLFLLVLVGFLAYQYSQLLQHFPENHLPILCLIGIVSVLLLLWGGIATYVEAPDKLFLLVAEEEVREHIQKQNLVSFIFWVSVQTLFLLLFAPLFLAMGLGLVVFGVYVLLLGVVKYFLFQKKAGKFFSANHLDWDYVIAQESKRKQFLLRFFALFTQVKGISNSVKRRAYLDVILKAVQKVPSKIWQNLYLRSYLRNGDLFALSLRLLFLSLLALIFIEQAWIATAVVVLFNYLLLFQLLALYHAFDYQYLTQLFPLDKGQKEKGLQAVVRGLTGFVLLVQLVVGLITLQEKLALLALLGAGLVLQILYLPYQVKRQMQD